In Theileria equi strain WA chromosome 4 map unlocalized gcontig_1105316255033, whole genome shotgun sequence, the following are encoded in one genomic region:
- a CDS encoding high mobility group protein, putative (encoded by transcript BEWA_012790A), producing MTTKAAKTVAKKAKRTKKDPNAPKRALSSYMFFAKEKRAEIIAENPELAKDVASVGRLIGAAWNALDEKEKAPFEKLAEEDKARYEKEKAEYYK from the coding sequence ATGACAACAAAAGCAGCAAAGACCGTAGCCAAAAAGGCAAAACGCACAAAGAAGGACCCAAATGCACCAAAGAGAGCACTCTCCTCTTATATGTTCTTTGCCAAGGAAAAGAGAGCTGAGATCATTGCAGAGAACCCAGAACTCGCCAAAGATGTCGCATCAGTCGGTAGGTTAATCGGAGCTGCGTGGAATGCACTTGACgagaaggaaaaggcaCCCTTTGAGAAACTTGCAGAAGAAGACAAGGCCAgatatgaaaaggaaaaggcCGAGTATTACAAGTAG
- a CDS encoding hypothetical protein (encoded by transcript BEWA_012780A), whose protein sequence is MATLYTCRGVHQGTVQDGKKRPLVRLTTEDGSAYYYANPSGVGTRKQVGKYCNEKSCQGDTCQCNCRSGGGGPGACQPEKCTSSNCQCCKDKDGGAISSFNTFTSQSLMTILAFTGDGYLKTYSKYEHDRDKWPTGSGHGYSCSKNSTHDTDSKKRPTQSILPTHLSKGEYRDSYTKVYSSVLHFTMDTVSNPTIVALYNSMLRIS, encoded by the coding sequence ATGGCCACCTTGTACACATGCAGAGGGGTTCATCAGGGCACGGTCCAGGATGGTAAGAAGCGGCCCCTGGTTAGGCTTACGACAGAGGATGGTTCAGCCTACTACTATGCAAATCCTTCTGGAGTAGGTACTCGTAAGCAAGTAGGTAAATATTGCAATGAAAAGAGCTGCCAAGGAGACACCTGCCAATGCAACTGCAGAAGTGGAGGAGGAGGTCCCGGAGCTTGCCAACctgaaaaatgtacatCTAGCAACTGccaatgctgtaaagataAGGATGGTGGTGCTATCTCCTCTTTTAACACCTTTACATCCCAATCCCTAATGACCatcttggcctttactggagacggtTATCTAAagacttattccaagtatgagcatgataGGGATAAGTGGCCTACTGGCAGTGGTCATGGTTACAGTTGTTCTAAGAATAGTACTCATGATACTGATTCTAAAAAGAGACCCACTCAATCTATTTTACCGACTCACTTATCCAAGGGTGAATACAGAGATtcctatactaaagtatactcGTCAGTCCTTCACTTCACTATGGACACAGTCTCCAATCCTACAATTGTTGCATTgtacaactcgatgctgagaatctcataa
- a CDS encoding signal peptide containing protein (encoded by transcript BEWA_012760A), whose protein sequence is MKILVILCVAYLSELCSCESLDDIIATFNGEVAKTQKFLEDAKSTLKGAENALEEYTKACTGIQNSKKEELEKTKTALEDTQKTLDKVPESDGVLKLLQQVIVALLPDAKYELSSVEDLEEAVKEVLEKAGASLDVLKTPETLQNLDDDRQRPLETPPVKLNDEKEPGEPEAPLRKDGDNLVEQVAVSQESGDIHSENSTTHSDEQSGSDDSASQDAEFSEAASEVTTVEQEEQDSALVEPSQPDVDTNTNDESTPIEGYDKKMKETNDYSDEISSGQESHSLGSSELRGSRTSISSRRQNRRDSTASTVSTASTASTLSLDQTSGSATLKLTKPDDSIYQSFDYYHDDNHIKLVLPQEGVIVTKISENRGIWTGKAGETLEYAKVYLKKDGKLQFVRVWKRDSSGINCLNYTRGRIYGWSEFKGDISTKINPLKVATEHKGDSIIDLKKDEDTKKCRIFSVNFLGVPTRSYSPKPGYYATEVKDGDESLWKASEGTDEKCLSCELYTKDEPFIVLLTIKGANRNENIYLEKADQKWREIEKTDFDKKLEKLTTGSV, encoded by the coding sequence atgaagattcttgtaATACTTTGTGTAGCCTACCTTTCGGAGCTCTGTAGTTGTGAAAGTTTAGATGACATAATTGCCACATTTAATGGTGAAGTAGCAAAGACccaaaagtttttggaaGATGCCAAATCGACCCTAAAGGGTGCTGAAAATGCACTTGAAGAGTATACCAAAGCTTGTACAGGGATACAAAATTCTAAAAAAGAAGAGCTGGAAAAAACTAAAACTGCCCTTGAGGATACACAGAAGACCTTAGACAAAGTACCTGAATCTGATGGTGTATTAAAGCTTCTTCAACAGGTAATAGTAGCTCTTCTTCCGGATGCAAAGTACGAACTATCGTCTGTAGAAGATCTGGAGGAGGCTGTTAAGGAAGTTTTGGAGAAAGCAGGAGCTTCTCTGGATGTTCTAAAGACTCCAGAAACTCTGCAAAATTTAGATGATGACAGGCAGAGGCCATTGGAGACTCCTCCAGTAAAACttaatgatgaaaaagagCCAGGAGAACCAGAGGCTCCACTGAGGaaagatggtgataatCTAGTTGAACAAGTTGCAGTTTCTCAAGAGTCCGGAGATATACATTCTGAAAATTCTACGACTCACTCTGACGAGCAATCTGGGTCTGATGATTCTGCTAGTCAAGACGCTGAATTTAGTGAAGCTGCCAGTGAAGTGACCACTGTCGAGCAGGAGGAACAAGATAGTGCTCTAGTAGAACCTTCTCAACCAGATGTCGATACCAATACTAATGATGAATCTACACCCATTGAGGGCTATGAcaagaagatgaaggaaaCAAACGACTATTCAGATGAGATCTCTTCAGGTCAGGAATCTCATAGCCTTGGTTCTTCTGAGCTTAGGGGAAGCAGAACATCGATTAGTTCCAGGAGACAAAACCGTAGAGATTCTACAGCGAGCACAGTGTCCACAGCTAGTACAGCATCAACTCTTTCCTTGGATCAAACTAGTGGATCAGCAACTTTGAAGTTAACAAAACCTGACGACTCAATCTATCAGTCCTTCGACTACTACCATGATGACAACCATATTAAACTGGTCCTTCCACAGGAGGGTGTGATAGTGACGAAAATATCAGAGAATAGGGGTATATGGACAGGTAAAGCCGGAGAGACCCTTGAATACGCTAAAGTCTACCTtaaaaaggatggtaaACTTCAATTTGTTAGGGTCTGGAAAAGGGACTCCTCAGGCATAAACTGTTTGAATTACACAAGGGGTAGGATATACGGATGGTCAGAATTCAAGGGTGATATCAGCACAAAGATAAACCCACTTAAGGTTGCCACGGAACACAAGGGGGACTCCATCATAGACttgaagaaggatgaagacaccaaaaaatgcagaatCTTTAGTGTAAATTTCCTTGGGGTTCCTACTCGTTCATATTCTCCAAAACCAGGTTATTATGCTACTGAGGTCAAAGATGGTGATGAGTCTCTATGGAAGGCCTCTGAAGGCACAGATGAGAAATGCTTATCCTGTGAGCTTTACACCAAGGATGAACCTTTTATTGTTCTATTAACAATTAAAGGTGCTAATCGCAATGAGAATATATATCTTGAAAAGGCAGATCAAAAGTGGAGGGAGATAGAGAAAACGGACTTTGACAAGAAATTGGAAAAACTAACCACAGGAAGTGTTTGA
- a CDS encoding hypothetical protein (encoded by transcript BEWA_012750A), giving the protein MPTINIKKKCPKGENGGHEAGESRCSNGFDASLRTVYGTPKDQKYRVCRHKSSGIPSITNLKYDKDELTYEGGPYLVKKHNLITEVCTYYSAKYDPSNDIINVPLILGVKENTGGDYTWYENTGNNITWRKINHQGKFPEIYNQSTKDFTEKLIKLTCKLHNFHSVNVYESNVGKEYCCPVCGGCKVMVSDGETSVLGYTKYRHKYSIDTKLVRYNNTLLKYRDPKDEDDHETDPNEYQPIQLLAEQIPNLTVYYWNEDKKHTKPLVMEVDVFGNAPVSLGNDGKPDNSQWTMIADDDGLPKILPPGESVSPDTLHKQRCKLFRPVIIDVTSKGQYKNPHSEEEECKMKECSKEVKVTNYSKVIPELKNYTALKHTYGDRENNKFTITSFKNGPSEDDSPTGFFPIWNVTEVVVLLPKCDGDINTPLVVHVKSEGGGARTWSKNSCKRASEWKEETELENNLSNQVTDILKTILESDKQQKSRAVARAEEGTEETREPWLPRNSEEEKSSGEEPPKLLYLKGDDPEGPVSTLQPPHRGPPGSHSLVTDLQRGGHGPAEVQELKSIPPVGEKSNRSSESEIKEDSVEKPDKERNTDRPVAYQVPDTESETKILLQGNGLLGSVYYVAESGLPELIGEAGPPSYIVLSTGGPSDSTPITGPKPPATERKSSDKAAPSAPPSPSALHSILTTQTAAHPGTTKAQTDGNDQYSADSQQQKPTVVLSEQNSNTNQHEGASGASAGGLSFTSGSLPYSSSDGYLKGTKGILVPRSLDGQAGDTFPGERGEAGPPGGVDAKEAGDGEIPPDVKFSLPKAQDLTHKAEAHNNVSHPTSGPLDPPQEPHNTGSDSPTNIIVSVTTGILTTFASACFGGWKLYNRSKGDPWVRQI; this is encoded by the coding sequence ATGCCTAcaataaatataaagaaaaaatgtccaaaaggAGAAAACGGTGGTCACGAAGCTGGAGAAAGTAGATGTTCTAATGGTTTTGATGCATCGTTGAGAACTGTATATGGCACGCCTAAGGATCAAAAATATAGAGTATGTAGACATAAGAGTAGTGGAATACCAAGTATCACTAATCTAAAGTATGACAAAGATGAACTTACTTATGAGGGTGGGCCTTACCTTGTAAAAAAACACAATCTAATAACTGAGGTATGTACCTACTACAGTGCTAAATATGATCCTAGTAATGATATCATAAATGTCCCTCTCATTCTTGGGGTCAAGGAAAATACTGGAGGAGATTATACTTGGTATGAAAACACTGGTAATAATATAACATGGAGGAAGATCAATCACCAGGGGAAGTTTCCTGAAATATACAATCAGTCTACTAAAGACTTTACCGAGAAGCTCATTAAACTCACTTGTAAACTCCATAATTTTCATTCTGTCAACGTTTATGAGAGCAATGTTGGGAAGGAATACTGTTGTCCTGTCTGTGGAGGATGCAAGGTCATGGTTTCTGACGGAGAGACTAGTGTTCTTGGGTATACCAAGTACAGACATAAATACAGTATTGATACAAAGTTGGTTAGATATAACAATACTCTTCTTAAATACAGAGACcctaaagatgaagatgacCATGAAACGGATCCAAACGAATACCAGCCCATCCAACTTTTAGCCGAACAAATTCCTAATCTTACAGTGTATTACTGGAATGAAGACAAGAAGCATACAAAGCCTCTTGTGATGGAAGTTGATGTCTTTGGTAATGCACCAGTTTCCCTAggtaatgatggaaaacCAGACAACAGTCAGTGGACTATGATTGCTGATGATGATGGTTTACCAAAAATCCTTCCTCCAGGTGAATCTGTATCTCCAGACACTCTCCACAAACAAAGGTGTAAACTTTTCCGTCCAGTAATCATAGATGTTACTAGTAAAGGACAGTATAAAAATCCGCACTctgaagaggaagaatgtaaGATGAAAGAATGTTCTAAGGAGGTCAAAGTTACTAACTACAGCAAAGTTATACCTGAGTTAAAAAATTATACTGCTCTTAAACACACATACGGTGACagagaaaataataaattcACTATAACAAGCTTCAAAAATGGACCTTCAGAAGATGACAGTCCGACAGGATTCTTTCCAATATGGAATGTTACGGAGGTGGTAGTCTTATTGCCCAAGTGTGATGGAGATATCAACACACCTCTCGTAGTCCATGTTAAGAGCGAGGGTGGAGGTGCTAGAACATGGTCCAAGAACTCTTGTAAGCGTGCTAGTGAATGGAAAGAGGAGACAGAACTAGAGAACAATCTCTCAAATCAAGTTACTGATATTCTTAAAACTATTCTGGAGAGTGATAAACAACAAAAATCACGAGCGGTAGCACGTGCTGAAGAAGGTACTGAAGAAACCAGAGAACCATGGCTTCCTAGAAACTCCGAGGAAGAAAAATCTAGTGGTGAAGAACCTCCTAAACTCTTATATCTAAAAGGTGATGATCCTGAAGGACCAGTCTCTACTCTTCAACCTCCTCATCGAGGTCCTCCTGGTTCTCATTCTCTTGTTACTGATCTTCAACGTGGAGGTCATGGACCTGCTGAAGTTCAAGAACTTAAATCTATTCCTCCTGTTGGTGAAAAGAGTAATAGAAGTAGTGAATCTGAAATTAAAGAAGATTCCGTTGAAAAACCCGATAAAGAACGAAATACTGATAGACCTGTAGCTTACCaagttcctgatacagagtctgagacaaagattcttctacaaggCAATGGACTTCTAGGTAGTGTTTACTATGTTGCTGAATCTGGACTTCCTGAACTTATAGGAGAAGCTGGCCCACCCTCCTATATAGTACTATCTACTGGAGGACCTAGTGATTCTACTCCTATTACTGGACCTAAACCTCCTGCTACTGAAAGAAAAAGCTCTGATAAAGCTGCTCCCTCGGCTCCTCCCTCACCTTCTGCTCTTCATTCTATTCTTACTACTCAGACTGCTGCCCATCCTGGAACTACTAAAGCACAAACGGATGGCAATGATCAATATTCTGCAGATTCTCAACAACAGAAGCCCACTGTTGTCCTATCTGAACAAAATTCTAATACAAATCAACATGAAGGTGCTTCTGGAGCTAGTGCTGGAGGACTAAGCTTTACTTCTGGTAGTCTGCCTTATAGTTCATCTGATGGATATCTTAAAGGTACTAAAGGTATTCTTGTTCCTCGATCCTTGGATGGTCAAGCTGGTGATACTTTTCCCGGTGAAAGAGGAGAAGCTGGTCCACCTGGCGGAGTTGATGCTAAAGAAGCTGGTGACGGTGAAATACCCCCTGATGTAAAGTTCTCTCTTCCAAAAGCTCAAGACCTTACTCATAAAGCCGAAGCTCATAATAATGTCTCTCATCCTACTTCTGGTCCTCTAGATCCTCCTCAAGAGCCTCATAATACTGGCTCTGACTCTCCTACTAATATTATAGTTTCTGTAACTACAGGCATTCTTACAACATTTGCCTCGGCTTgctttggaggatggaaactgtATAAtcgttctaaaggagacccctgggttagacagatttga
- a CDS encoding origin recognition complex 1, putative (encoded by transcript BEWA_012770A): MANKRSTRNNTRRIPKDTHSVRETVDEEASYEEPEDPVPEHRIKRRKNGTAAHASDHENDNTSHYKRIPHGGVVATIDGKQFYHSVEIDGEVISINDSVDILRNSKQNGAIRESNLAKISALYVNENGTLMAEVAFYFDSGEKIPYSKVVGTTKNSKPSHWLGFSHINEVVAFNKFESVEVETFDEKVFVHASFEEYSQEIDSGGDEEINVFCNFICFSENYTVVPFNVKSDWRQVMLESSKYHRVYFPNTISQKDDFDDTLPPELSLQLNTNSHTILGRDEEAEKIRTFMETGIKQGGTGQILYISGVPGTGKTETVKMVSRQLVDKKLKGKLPWFDLIEINAVHLSKPNELYRVFYTKLFGKHAPNEYASYEALESYFSNNKTPCVLIVDEADYIVTKTQKVLFTLFDLPSKKGSKFILLIISNTMDLHTRMRASCVSRLGFGTVTFKPYRYQQIMEVIQHKLGKFSNIDPVALQLCARRVTNYSGDMRKALQICKLAIKEANGRNVTTSDMSRVTNMVLNSAVVDALQYVSTGMKCLLVAIILVLRELELSIAPALPVYNRFRGMITVLKPELEGHVCKDSFKHLLLSSINSGIISLEPTVFPSFTCGDKTKHLKIFDDINEDLGDTGIVILIDIGHLITALAKDPYWERKLQTVI, from the exons ATGGCGAATAAGCGCTCGACTAGGAATAATACAAGGAGAATCCCAAAGGATACACACAGTGTGAGGGAGACAGTAGACGAGGAAGCCTCGTATGAAGAACCGGAGGACCCAGTGCCGGAGCACAGAATcaagaggaggaagaatggaacCGCTGCTCACGCCAGTGACCACGAGAATGACAACACCAGCCACTACAAACGGATACCACACGGAGGTGTCGTAGCAACAATCGACGGAAAACAGTTTTATCACTCGGTAGAAATTGACGGAGAGGTCATCTCGATCAATGACTCGGTGGATATACTACGAAACTCTAAGCAGAATGGAGCCATACGCGAATCCAATCTTG CAAAGATATCGGCACTCTATGTGAATGAAAATGGAACGCTCATGGCAGAAGTAGCCTTTTATTTCGACTCGGGGGAAAAGATACCCTACTCAAAGGTGGTCGGTACAACCAAAAACTCAAAACCTTCACACTGGCTAGGGTTCTCTCATATTAATGAGGTCGTTGCTTTTAATAAG TTTGAAAGTGTTGAGGTGGAAACATTTGACGAAAAGGTCTTTGTCCACGCAAGTTTTGAAGAATACTCCCAGGAGATAGACTCTGGGGGTGACGAGGAAATCAACGTCTTTTGCAATTTCATATGTTTTTCTGAAAATTACACAGTTGTTCCATTCAATGTCAAGAGCGACTGGAGACAAGTTATGCTAGAGAGCAGCAAGTATCACAGGGTTTACTTCCCAAACACAATCTCTCAAAAGGACGACTTTGATGATACATTGCCGCCAGAACTCAGCCTTCAACTCAATACAAACTCACACACAATACTAGGAAGGGATGAAGAAGCTGAAAAGATACGCACGTTTATGGAAACTGGTATCAAACAGGGTGGAACTGGCCAAATTTTATACATTAGCGGAGTTCCTGGTACCGGAAAAACTGAAACTGTCAAAATGGTATCAAGACAGCTTGTTGATAAAAAATTGAAGGGG AAACTGCCCTGGTTTGATTTAATTGAAATTAATGCAGTTCATTTATCGAAGCCAAACGAATTGTATCGCGTATTTTACACAAAG CTATTTGGTAAACATGCACCAAATGAATATGCATCATATGAAGCATTAGAATCTTATTTTTCAAACAACAAGACGCCATGTGTTTTAATTGTAGATGAGGCAGACTATATCGTTACTAAAACTCAAAAGGTGTTGTTTACCCTTTTCGATCTGCCCTCCAAAAAAGGATCaaaatttatcctcttgATAATTTCAAATACCATGGATCTACACACAAGAATGCGCGCCTCATGCGTAAGCCGATTAG GTTTTGGAACGGTGACTTTCAAGCCATACAGATATCAGCAAATCATGGAGGTGATCCAACACAAATTGGGAAAGTTCTCAAATATAGATCCAGTTGCACTGCAACTATGCGCAAGAAGGGTGACAAACTACAGCGGAGACATGAGAAAGGCGCTTCAGATTTGTAAACTTGCGATTAAAGAAGCTAATGGACGAAATGTAACAACTTCTGATATGAGCAGAGTTACAAATATGGTTCTTAATTCTGCGGTTGTAGATGCCCTTCAGTATGTCTCTACTGGCATGAAGTGTTTATTGGTTGCGATAATATTGGTTCTGCGCGAATTAGAACTTTCTATAGCACCTGCGTTACCTGTGTATAACAGATTTAGGGGAATGATCACGGTACTAAAGCCAGAGTTAGAAGGCCACGTGTGCAAGGATTCATTCAAACACTTACTCTTGTCGTCTATAAACAGCGGAATAATATCTCTGGAGCCGACCGTTTTTCCTTCCTTCACTTGTGGTGACAAGACAAAGCATCTTAAAATTTTCGATGATATAAACGAGGATCTAGGGGATACAGGAATTGTCATCCTTATAGACATTGGACATTTAATCACAGCGCTTGCTAAGGACCCTTACTGGGAACGAAAACTTCAAACTGTAATTTAA
- a CDS encoding hypothetical protein (encoded by transcript BEWA_012800A), translating to MPLINIKHKCPDGEKSQATTIECSKHKHFKAFLSNVYDDPEDPKYRVCKHTRNGVRILRLTYDREDLKNADGGSLLTSIHTGIEEVSVYYSAEYDKKNNDIDKPLLLKIKDDKKGIHWYSNADANKKEHEQYEEGEEEKKPPANTRWKLIPSEESASYGENDPTGNLKGKLNGLTCKLHRLHYVDISRKEKSGTYYRCPVCKKYNVKVTVTTNGIGGGVSGYTKYKHEYGAGLDSVRYGTTVLEWKDEEEGDEYNDTFPLDGVTRNISVYYWNADVDRKKPLLMEVYIGETPEGHENTPVPLINIGEQNNKRWTMIFDNGVPKTLSSDELLPKLQELKCQLFKPVIIDVSVCEAREYDNLECKKEECHGKVKVTSVPLPGLTGYTAWRHTYGNNKPGDTFTITKFTGEPSEGNTPEEFFPIWEVKEVITYFSKCGNTNTLFLIYISTKNGDTKKWSEDPCQSGKWKIETKLEGKDLKTTNSTTDILKSVLETARLQSESQQQLHTEHKPGVEETEKDKKESSSGKDAQSGAEEEPGRSGLDDLMNFGKIGYGLAGLFGSELALSLVDEMKHLKLNHVLEWTNSAIKYITTTADLSDQVPDTESETKILLQGTPVAQMAGERLKHLIVTPGFMGGSGLGPREEAQVTMSDTAVIIPGLTAQEDLPKTSSGSNDHNPTTTNIIVSVTTGFLGTSALACFAGWKLYNRYKGDLWKLLLTLLHLLLH from the coding sequence ATGCCTCTCATAAACATAAAGCACAAATGTCCAGATGGAGAGAAGAGTCAAGCAACAACTATAGAATGTTCAAAAcacaaacattttaaagcATTTCTATCAAATGTATACGATGATCCTGAGGATCCAAAATATAGAGTATGTAAACATACGAGGAATGGTGTAAGGATCCTTCGCCTAACATATGATAGAGAAGATCTTAAAAATGCAGATGGTGGATCTTTACTTACCTCAATACATACCGGGATAGAAGAAGTATCCGTATACTATAGTGCTGAATATGACAAGAAGAATAAtgatatagacaaacctcttTTACTTAAAATCAAAGATGATAAGAAAGGAATACACTGGTATTCCAATGCAGATGCTAATAAGAAAGAACACGAACAATATGAAGAAGgggaggaagagaagaagCCACCTGCAAACACTAGATGGAAGTTAATCCCAAGTGAAGAGTCAGCATCTTACGGTGAAAATGATCCAACCGGGAATCTTAAAGGGAAGCTCAATGGTCTCACTTGCAAACTCCATAGGCTTCATTATGTTGATATTTCTAGGAAGGAGAAATCTGGTACTTATTACCGTTGTCCAGTTTGCAAAAAGTACAATGTCAAGGTTACTGTTACCACAAATGGGATTGGCGGGGGTGTTTCTGGATATACTAAATACAAGCATGAATACGGTGCTGGTTTAGACTCCGTTAGATATGGTACTACTGTTCTTGAATggaaagatgaagaagagggTGATGAGTATAATGACACATTTCCGCTTGATGGTGTAACCAGGAATATctctgtctactactggaatgcaGATGTCGATCGCAAAAAGCCCCTCCTCATGGAGGTATATATTGGAGAAACGCCTGAAGGTCATGAAAACACACCAGTCCCCCTTATAAATATTGGAGAACAAAATAACAAGAGATGGACAATGATCTTTGATAATGGTGTGCCAAAAACTCTTTCTTCAGATGAACTTCTACCAAAACTTCAAGAGCTCAAGTGCCAGCTTTTCAAACCAGTGATCATAGATGTCTCAGTCTGTGAGGCTAGAGAATATGACAACTTAGAATGtaagaaggaagaatgtcaTGGTAAGGTTAAAGTTACCAGTGTTCCTCTACCTGGGTTAACAGGTTATACTGCTTGGAGGCACACCTATGGGAATAATAAACCAGGAGATACATTTACCATTACAAAATTTACTGGGGAACCTTCAGAAGGTAACACTCCGGAAGAATTCTTTCCAATATGGGAAGTTAAGGAAGTAATCACTTATTTTTCTAAGTGCGGTAATACCAACACACTTTTCCTGATCTATATTAGCACTAAGAACGGAGATACTAAGAAGTGGTCTGAAGACCCCTGTCAGAGTGGTAAGTGGAAAATTGAAACAAAACTAGAAGGTAAGGATCTAAAGACAACTAATAGTACTACTGATATTCTTAAAAGTGTTTTGGAGACTGCTAGATTACAATCAGAATCACAGCAACAATTACACACTGAACATAAACCTGGAGTCGAAGAAACGGAGAAAGATAAAAAAGAGTCTAGTTCTGGTAAAGATGCTCAATCTGGAGCTGAAGAAGAACCTGGTAGAAGTGGACTTGATGACCTGATGAATTTCGGAAAAATAGGATATGGCTTAGCTGGTCTGTTTGGATCAGAACTAGCTCTTAGCCTGGTTGATGAGATGAAGCACCTGAAGTTAAATCATGTTCTTGAGTGGACTAATAGTGCTATTAAATATATTACCACTACtgctgacttatctgaccaagTTCCTGAcacagagtctgagacaaagattctcctacaaggtactcctgtggctcaaatggctgGTGAAAGACTGAAGCATCTTATTGTTACTCCTGGATTTATGGGTGGTTCTGGATTAGGCCCTAGAGAAGAAGCTCAAGTTACTATGTCTGATACTGCTGTTATTATTCCTGGTCTTACTGCTCAAGAAGACCTTCCTAAAACCTCTTCTGGCTCTAACGATCATAATCCCACTACTACTAACATTATTGTCTCTGTAACTACGGGCTTTCTtggtacttctgccttggcttgttttgcaggatggaaactttataatcgctataaggGAGACCTTTGGAAACTCTTGTTAACCCTCTTGCATCTTTTACTGCACTAA